The Toxorhynchites rutilus septentrionalis strain SRP chromosome 3, ASM2978413v1, whole genome shotgun sequence genome includes a region encoding these proteins:
- the LOC129775848 gene encoding 39S ribosomal protein L17, mitochondrial: MNQAEVAKLMSQLKIAVRPRHRNLKNIEGPEGRLDKLRKTVTALIKHERIELNYQRADEARGYAERLISDAIRYGDCHKPTMEMADFWLLEKQLVHKLYKVLAPRFQEYKVSATRMYKAPKEYPGWYRKRAVLELRGNPYPPLVQNLSQNRNLLHNVLLDEARKEFRKEKYAEIAAKIGENSNEVNEAHASK; the protein is encoded by the coding sequence ATGAACCAAGCAGAAGTTGCGAAACTGATGTCACAGCTAAAAATTGCGGTTCGTCCGCGTCATCGCAACCTCAAAAACATCGAAGGCCCGGAAGGCCGGCTTGACAAACTTCGCAAAACGGTGACCGCTCTTATCAAACACGAACGAATCGAGCTGAACTATCAACGAGCTGACGAGGCACGGGGTTATGCGGAGCGGCTGATATCCGATGCTATTCGATACGGGGACTGCCACAAGCCGACAATGGAGATGGCTGATTTCTGGCTGCTGGAGAAACAATTGGTGCACAAGTTGTATAAAGTGCTAGCACCCCGATTCCAGGAGTACAAAGTTTCCGCTACAAGGATGTACAAAGCACCTAAGGAATATCCAGGATGGTACCGGAAGCGGGCAGTGCTGGAGTTAAGGGGAAACCCCTACCCACCATTGGTGCAGAACCTTAGCCAGAATCGCAATCTGCTTCACAATGTGTTGCTGGACGAGGCGCGGAAGGAGTTTCGAAAAGAAAAATATGCAGAAATTGCGGCCAAAATTGGCGAAAATAGTAATGAAGTGAATGAAGCGCATGCGAGCAAATAA
- the LOC129775847 gene encoding cytochrome P450 4C1-like, whose amino-acid sequence MFILLIISLIAIVTTWVVLTVAKNMLVVRALQKKLSKLHTIPAVPVLGNSLLFKRDSSPPAIFARMKEFHHIFGNDLIAQGLFNKPALQITSAAMVEQVIGAKTIQKSLIYDFMKPWVNEGLITALGKKWALRRKIITPTFHFKILEEFLAIFNRQTEVLVEKLQQQSEKGDFDIYKYITLCALDIISESAMGVKLNAQDSPSSSYVKAVKEMSEIIFRRLFSLGNEYKILFQLSKAAQRQKAALSILHEFTNSVILARKHQLEDEQLRKTTLEKMDETDIYGKRKMTLLELLLNVSVEGHRLNETDIREEVDTFMFAGHDTTTSCISFSAYHIAQNPEVQRKLYEEMVLVLGENFKTIELTYSMLQELKYLDMTIKEVLRIHPSVPIIGRKSTGDMIIDGQAIPAGVDIAIFIYAMHNNPEIFPEPEKFDPERFNEENCSKRHPYSYIPFSAGARNCVGQKYALLEVKTTLVKILGNYQLLPCHPKNNVQLKTDMTLRPVNGAFVKIIPR is encoded by the exons ATGTTCATCCTCCTGATTATATCGCTCATCGCGATCGTCACAACATGGGTAGTGTTGACTGTCGCGAAGAACATGCTGGTCGTTCGGGCGCTCCAGAAGAAACTCTCCAAACTCCACACGATTCCAGCGGTTCCCGTGCTGGGCAACTCGCTTCTATTCAAGCGCGATTCTTCGCCGCCCGCGATTTTCGCAAGGATGAAGGAATTTCATCACATTTTCGGAAACGATTTGATCGCTCAAGGTCTGTTCAACAAGCCTGCCCTGCAGATCACCAGTGCCGCAATGGTGGAGCAGGTGATCGGCGCAAAAACGATTCAGAAATCGCTCATCTACGATTTCATGAAACCATGGGTGAATGAAGGATTGATAACGGCACTGGGGAAGAAGTGGGCGCTGCGCAGAAAAATTATCACGCCTACGTTTCACTTCAAAATATTGGAGGAATTTCTTGCGATATTCAATCGGCAAACAGAAGTGTTGGTCGAAAAGCTACAGCAGCAATCGGAGAAGGGCGATTTCGATAtttacaagtatataacgctCTGTGCTTTGGATATTATATCGGAGTCCGCAATGGGAGTGAAATTAAATGCTCAGGATAGCCCCAGCTCCTCGTACGTGAAGGCGGTTAAAGA GATGTCTGAAATAATTTTCCGAAGACTGTTCAGTTTAGGAAACGAGTATAAGATACTGTTCCAACTTTCAAAAGCAGCTCAACGTCAGAAGGCAGCGCTTTCCATACTGCACGAGTTCACCAATTCAGTAATCCTTGCCAGGAAACATCAGCTCGAAGATGAACAATTGCGAAAAACAACCCTGGAAAAAATGGATGAAACCGATATCTACGGCAAACGCAAGATGACCCTGCTTGAATTACTTTTGAATGTTTCCGTAGAAGGACACCGGCTAAACGAAACAGATATCCGTGAAGAGGTGGACACATTCATGTTTGCCGGTCATGACACAACGACTTCCTGCATTAGCTTCAGCGCGTATCACATTGCGCAAAATCCGGAAGTGCAACGGAAGCTGTACGAGGAAATGGTGCTTGTGCTCGgggaaaattttaaaaccatCGAACTGACTTACAGTATGCTACAGGAGCTCAAATATTTGGACATGACAATAAAGGAAGTCCTCCGGATTCATCCATCCGTGCCGATAATAGGACGCAAATCTACCGGCGATATGATTATCGATGGCCAAGCAATCCCAGCAGGGGTCGATATTGCAATTTTCATCTACGCAATGCATAACAATCCGGAGATTTTCCCCGAGCCGGAAAAGTTCGATCCAGAGCGATTCAACGAGGAAAATTGTAGCAAACGGCACCCTTACAGTTACATTCCGTTCAGTGCCGGTGCTAGGAATTGTGTAGGGCAGAAGTATGCCCTGCTGGAGGTCAAGACAACGCTGGTCAAAATTCTTGGGAACTATCAACTGTTGCCGTGTCATCCGAAAAATAATGTACAGTTGAAAACAGATATGACGCTTCGCCCCGTCAATGGAGCATTCGTGAAAATCATTCCGCGATAG